One Ignavibacteriales bacterium genomic region harbors:
- a CDS encoding tetratricopeptide repeat protein translates to MSQIFKKSNSVLPKQFDYWITSWRPYVIIAVVGLLVFGRTVFFGYTYFDDDNFILKSFDSISKPSTIISAFHNLYYSSYYRPLLTVSFVIDSLISGKAPWMYHASNVLFHLVMSCFVYRLLLKLKFTELIALSMSLIFTIHPLVTQSVAWIPGRNESIHGLFVLVSIISYLNYRSSGQNKYIYLHLLFILLALLIKETALIVPLLIISYTLIVERKWFIPKKPLKIVGGWIFVIVAWYVMREIAFSGSSTRSEIFTMSAFFLNLRVILEAFGKLFIPVNLSSYATFSAVPTMIGSVIVLFLFIYILVKFKSINRLIPFAISSIILFILPSLFVQIFDAENRFNYLEYRFYLPIVGFAIFLGSIFQDNLHRFGRMWKILLLIVLCSYGFLTFKYSGNYRDPISHWEHAIKMSPMSAEVYFNMGIVNTEIANNSDQAKENYVRAVELNDKNPKYHYNLGLIYLKQNQKDIALKEFERTIEINPTNIIAQYNLGNLYFMNNDLRKAERCWKNALNINSNFIYAEMRLIELYLKEGNLDRAKYYQDRLNKAGYQLQPTK, encoded by the coding sequence ATGAGTCAAATATTTAAAAAATCTAATTCCGTGTTGCCTAAACAATTTGATTACTGGATAACATCGTGGAGACCGTATGTCATTATTGCAGTTGTTGGATTATTGGTATTTGGGAGAACAGTCTTTTTTGGGTATACATATTTTGACGATGATAATTTTATACTTAAAAGCTTCGATTCGATATCCAAACCTTCAACGATCATATCTGCATTTCATAATTTGTATTACAGTTCGTATTACCGTCCTTTACTCACAGTCTCATTTGTTATAGATTCTTTGATAAGCGGGAAGGCACCGTGGATGTACCATGCCTCAAATGTTCTGTTTCATCTCGTTATGAGTTGCTTTGTTTATCGTTTGCTTTTAAAACTTAAATTCACTGAACTCATAGCATTATCTATGAGCCTAATTTTTACAATTCATCCTCTCGTAACACAATCTGTTGCGTGGATTCCCGGGCGAAATGAATCAATACATGGTCTATTTGTTCTTGTATCCATAATATCTTATTTAAATTACAGGTCATCGGGGCAAAACAAATATATATATTTACACCTTCTTTTTATATTGCTGGCACTTCTGATAAAAGAAACAGCGCTAATCGTTCCTCTGCTGATAATTTCATACACTCTCATTGTTGAGCGAAAGTGGTTTATTCCAAAAAAGCCGCTCAAGATTGTGGGCGGATGGATATTTGTTATAGTCGCATGGTATGTCATGAGAGAAATTGCCTTCAGTGGCTCCAGTACCAGATCAGAAATATTTACAATGTCTGCTTTCTTCTTAAATCTTCGAGTGATCCTGGAAGCATTTGGTAAGTTATTCATTCCGGTTAATCTATCATCGTATGCGACATTCAGTGCTGTTCCAACGATGATTGGATCTGTGATCGTCTTATTTTTATTCATCTACATTTTAGTGAAGTTTAAAAGTATCAACAGATTAATCCCATTCGCGATATCATCGATTATTTTATTCATACTCCCATCTCTTTTTGTACAAATATTTGACGCCGAGAATCGGTTCAATTATTTAGAGTACAGGTTTTATCTCCCTATAGTAGGTTTTGCCATCTTCTTAGGAAGCATTTTTCAGGATAATTTGCATAGATTTGGGCGGATGTGGAAAATTCTACTGCTGATTGTTTTATGTTCGTATGGTTTCTTAACATTTAAATACTCAGGAAATTATCGCGATCCGATTTCACATTGGGAACATGCCATTAAGATGTCTCCGATGTCTGCCGAGGTATATTTCAATATGGGTATCGTCAACACGGAAATTGCAAATAATTCAGACCAAGCGAAGGAGAATTATGTTCGAGCAGTAGAATTAAATGATAAGAATCCCAAATATCATTACAACCTCGGACTTATCTATCTAAAGCAGAATCAAAAAGATATCGCTCTAAAAGAATTCGAACGAACAATAGAAATTAATCCAACGAATATAATCGCCCAATATAATTTAGGCAATCTGTATTTCATGAATAATGATTTACGAAAAGCTGAACGATGCTGGAAAAACGCACTTAATATAAACTCAAATTTTATTTATGCTGAAATGAGGTTGATCGAGTTATATTTAAAAGAAGGAAACCTTGATCGAGCAAAATATTATCAAGACCGTTTGAACAAAGCCGGTTACCAATTACAACCAACAAAATAG